A genomic window from Myxococcales bacterium includes:
- the pdxH gene encoding pyridoxamine 5'-phosphate oxidase, which translates to MPPSSRPSPSPSPSPSTPSSTRVDPVALAALREEYGDHGIDPATLPECPLVAFDVWLGEALAAGLPEPNAMTLATLGEAGPEARIVLLKARDERGFVFYTSYESGKARELARDPACALVFDWLGAMRQVRVRGRAERVSREESGEYFRTRPRQSQLGAWASRQSAVLASRDELEAKMAEVTARFEGGPVPLPDGWGGFRVVPTQVELWQGRASRLHDRVRYTRGPDGAWTRVRLSP; encoded by the coding sequence ATGCCGCCCTCGTCGCGCCCCTCGCCCTCGCCCTCGCCCTCGCCCTCGACGCCCTCGTCGACGCGCGTGGATCCCGTCGCCCTCGCGGCGCTGCGGGAAGAGTACGGCGATCACGGCATCGACCCCGCGACCCTGCCGGAGTGCCCGCTCGTCGCGTTCGACGTGTGGCTCGGCGAGGCCCTCGCGGCGGGCCTCCCCGAGCCCAACGCGATGACCCTCGCCACCCTGGGAGAGGCCGGCCCCGAGGCCCGGATCGTGCTGCTAAAAGCACGAGATGAAAGGGGATTTGTCTTCTATACCAGCTACGAGAGCGGCAAGGCGCGTGAGCTCGCGCGCGACCCGGCGTGCGCCCTCGTGTTCGACTGGCTCGGGGCGATGCGCCAGGTCCGCGTGAGGGGGCGCGCCGAGCGCGTGTCGCGGGAGGAGTCGGGGGAGTACTTCCGCACGCGCCCGCGCCAGAGCCAGCTCGGCGCCTGGGCGTCACGGCAGAGCGCCGTGCTGGCGTCGCGCGACGAGCTCGAGGCCAAGATGGCCGAGGTGACGGCGCGCTTCGAGGGCGGACCGGTGCCGCTCCCCGACGGCTGGGGCGGCTTCCGCGTCGTGCCCACGCAGGTCGAGCTGTGGCAGGGCCGCGCGAGCCGCCTCCACGACCGCGTGCGCTACACCCGCGGCCCCGACGGCGCGTGGACCCGCGTGCGCCTCTCCCCCTGA
- a CDS encoding GAF domain-containing protein, with protein MTHSADTPPRSEPQAGGASLAPIDPPRLYDEMNRLAERLLELPHGAKAGRPHPLLVSLLRDGAMVVYVPARVWDDARSLVAPFAQRCAEGTALLVLVGRPRLRDYTRASGLGISTVLPEDACREELEIATDRAFELLEAKGHAESRAASLSRFRFETDELVDIARAMTTERDVDKLLGLILQKSRFVTGADAGSIYVVENEGETLRFKLSQNDSISFDSREFTMPLSNRSIAGAAAVEKRAIMIEDVYALPPSSTFAFDRRFDEKIGYRTKSMMTVPLISQRGEVLGVIQLINKKRDPRAKVVGDDAVALQVVPFDERSAELLGLVAAQAGISLETATLYQEIQALFEGFVGASVEAIESRDPTTSGHSRRVANLTVALAKAVDRTASGPYAAATFGREDLRELEYASLLHDFGKIGVRESVLVKAKKLFDERLELIRARFDFVARSIETDILSRKLQAVERQAPLSELRALDDELTRRIRALDESMQTILAANEPTVLAAGDFAKIEALAKEWYLDLRGETRLLLEPDEVTALSVKKGSLTPVEYDEITQHVTHTFRFLSRIPWGKALRRVPHIAGAHHERVNGTGYPNRLRSEEIPVQSKMMSVTDIFDALTASDRPYKKAVPLERAIDILEYSVKDGHVDGDLVRIFKEARCWEATRP; from the coding sequence ATGACCCACTCGGCGGACACCCCCCCACGCAGCGAGCCGCAAGCGGGCGGCGCGAGCCTCGCGCCCATCGACCCGCCGCGCCTCTACGACGAGATGAACCGCCTCGCCGAGCGGCTGCTCGAGCTGCCCCACGGCGCGAAGGCCGGGCGCCCGCACCCGCTGCTCGTGTCGCTGCTCCGCGACGGGGCGATGGTCGTGTACGTGCCCGCCCGCGTGTGGGACGACGCGCGCTCGCTCGTCGCGCCGTTCGCGCAGCGGTGCGCCGAGGGCACCGCGCTCCTCGTGCTCGTCGGGCGGCCCCGCTTGCGCGACTACACGCGGGCGAGCGGCCTCGGCATCTCCACGGTGCTCCCCGAAGACGCCTGCCGCGAGGAGCTGGAGATCGCGACTGACCGCGCGTTCGAACTGCTCGAGGCGAAGGGCCACGCCGAGAGCCGCGCCGCCTCTCTGTCGCGCTTTCGCTTCGAGACCGACGAGCTCGTCGACATCGCGCGGGCCATGACCACCGAGCGCGACGTCGACAAGCTGCTCGGTCTCATCCTGCAGAAGAGCCGCTTCGTCACCGGCGCCGACGCGGGCAGCATCTACGTCGTGGAGAACGAGGGGGAGACCCTCCGCTTCAAGCTCTCTCAGAACGACAGCATCTCGTTCGACTCGCGCGAGTTCACGATGCCCCTCTCGAACCGCTCCATCGCGGGCGCCGCGGCCGTCGAGAAGCGCGCGATCATGATCGAGGACGTGTACGCGCTGCCCCCGTCGTCCACGTTCGCCTTCGACCGCCGCTTCGACGAGAAGATCGGGTACCGCACGAAGAGCATGATGACCGTGCCGCTCATCTCGCAGCGCGGCGAGGTGCTGGGGGTCATCCAGCTCATCAACAAGAAGCGCGATCCCCGGGCGAAGGTCGTGGGCGACGACGCCGTGGCGCTCCAGGTGGTGCCCTTCGACGAGCGCAGCGCCGAGCTGCTCGGGCTCGTGGCCGCGCAGGCGGGCATCTCGCTCGAGACGGCCACGCTCTACCAGGAGATCCAGGCGCTGTTCGAGGGGTTCGTGGGCGCGAGCGTCGAGGCCATCGAGTCGCGCGATCCGACCACCAGCGGTCACTCGCGTCGCGTCGCGAACCTCACCGTGGCGCTCGCCAAGGCGGTCGACCGCACGGCGAGCGGCCCCTACGCCGCGGCGACCTTCGGCCGGGAAGACCTCCGCGAGCTCGAGTACGCCAGTTTACTTCATGATTTCGGAAAGATAGGGGTACGCGAGAGCGTGCTCGTGAAGGCGAAGAAGCTCTTCGACGAGCGACTCGAGCTCATCCGCGCGCGCTTCGATTTCGTGGCGCGCTCCATCGAGACCGACATCCTCTCGCGCAAGCTGCAGGCGGTGGAGCGCCAGGCCCCGCTGTCGGAGCTGCGGGCGCTCGACGACGAGCTCACCCGGCGGATCCGCGCGCTCGACGAGTCGATGCAGACCATCCTCGCCGCGAACGAGCCCACCGTGCTCGCGGCGGGCGACTTCGCGAAGATCGAGGCGCTCGCGAAAGAGTGGTACCTCGACCTCCGGGGTGAGACCCGCCTCTTGCTCGAGCCCGACGAGGTCACGGCCCTGTCGGTGAAGAAGGGCTCGCTCACCCCGGTCGAGTACGACGAGATCACCCAGCACGTGACCCACACGTTCCGCTTCCTCTCGCGCATCCCGTGGGGCAAGGCGCTGCGGCGCGTGCCGCACATCGCGGGGGCGCACCACGAGCGCGTGAACGGCACGGGGTACCCGAACCGCCTGCGCTCGGAGGAGATCCCCGTGCAGTCGAAGATGATGAGCGTCACCGACATCTTCGACGCCCTGACGGCGAGCGATCGCCCCTACAAGAAGGCCGTTCCGCTCGAGCGCGCGATCGACATCCTCGAGTACTCGGTGAAGGACGGCCACGTCGACGGCGACCTCGTGCGCATCTTCAAAGAGGCGCGCTGCTGGGAGGCGACACGGCCGTGA
- a CDS encoding beta-lactamase family protein, translating to MSLLGAGRRAATHLTRRGFLAGCAALGASGASGCTSTTPSDAGDAGDAGELPLDVFVTEQLALAKLPGLSAAIVKGGKLALLRHYGAADLEARRAPADDTAFFLASLSKTTTGIGAMRLVEAGKLALDEDVNTYLPFKVRNPRFPEQKITTRHLMTHTSGVHETGVRLLSLAKPGDPTTSLQELLEPYLVPGGATYVAGESYSPEVAPGQRFLYSNFGAALVGLVIERVSGKPFAAYMRDEVFAKLGLVNTGFSAARSRRGEDSCTLHLRDGQRPGRRAADERALPARHSPADTGEGAREAAARGGARRRARRRARPLRRDRPRDDPRAGSGRGEGQRHRRARPLVGAPRGGRGAVLRPRGQLLRRVHAHAHPPRRSRRHHPRERRRAPAALGHPPRGALGLPGDRGAALRRGRPARIARPPPGRAGDSLGRRPPWALRPSS from the coding sequence GTGAGCCTGCTCGGAGCCGGGAGGCGCGCGGCCACCCACCTCACACGCCGAGGGTTCCTCGCGGGGTGCGCGGCGTTGGGGGCGAGCGGGGCCAGCGGGTGCACCTCCACGACGCCCAGCGACGCAGGGGACGCGGGCGACGCGGGCGAGCTCCCGCTCGACGTCTTCGTGACGGAGCAGCTCGCGCTCGCCAAGCTGCCGGGCCTCTCGGCCGCCATCGTGAAGGGCGGCAAGCTCGCGCTCCTGCGCCACTACGGCGCCGCCGATCTCGAGGCCCGCCGCGCGCCGGCGGACGACACGGCGTTCTTCCTCGCGTCGCTCTCCAAGACCACCACGGGCATCGGGGCCATGCGCCTCGTGGAGGCCGGCAAGCTCGCGCTCGACGAGGACGTGAACACGTACCTGCCCTTCAAGGTGCGCAACCCGCGCTTCCCCGAACAGAAGATCACGACCCGCCACCTCATGACCCACACGTCGGGTGTCCACGAGACCGGCGTTCGCCTGCTCTCGCTCGCGAAGCCGGGCGATCCGACGACGTCGCTCCAGGAGCTGCTCGAGCCGTACCTCGTGCCGGGAGGCGCGACGTACGTCGCGGGCGAGAGCTACTCGCCCGAGGTGGCGCCGGGGCAGCGGTTTCTCTACTCGAACTTCGGGGCCGCCCTCGTGGGGCTCGTGATCGAGCGCGTCAGCGGGAAGCCCTTCGCGGCGTACATGCGCGACGAGGTGTTCGCGAAGCTCGGGCTCGTGAACACTGGGTTTTCTGCTGCGCGATCTCGACGCGGCGAAGATAGCTGTACCCTACACCTACGTGACGGGCAAAGGCCAGGTCGCCGAGCCGCAGACGAGCGTGCCCTACCTGCCCGCCACAGCCCTGCGGACACCGGCGAAGGAGCTCGCGAAGCTGCTGCTCGCGGTGGCGCGCGGCGGCGAGCTCGACGGCGCGCGCGTCCTCTCCGCCGAGACCGTCCGCGAGATGACCCGCGCGCAGGTTCCGGCCGCGGAGAAGGGCAACGACATCGACGGGCAAGGCCTCTTGTGGGAGCACCGCGTGGTGGCCGGGGAGCGGTGTTACGGCCACGGGGGCAGCTACTACGGCGCGTCCACGCGCATGCACATCCGCCCCGACGGTCTCGGCGTCATCACCCTCGCGAACGGCGACGTGCACCTGCGGCTCTCGGCCACCCGCCCCGAGGAGCTCTCGGCCTACCAGGCGATCGAGGCGCGGCTCTTCGCCGAGGGCGCCCGGCTCGGATAGCTCGCCCTCCTCCGGGTCGTGCAGGCGATTCCCTTGGTCGCCGGCCACCGTGGGCCCTACGGCCTTCGTCTTGA
- a CDS encoding PHB depolymerase family esterase: MKRAAALVALAVTTSLGPLACSSSTTSGDAGPVAPAPPVDGGPVTPVDAAVPEPPADGGPLPGFSLRAYASPPENPGGLVAFAEAPAGNPARALVVVLHGCTQRASDAASSGWSDAARAYGFAALYPEQTAPNDPTTCFRWFAPEHASRGRGEAASIAALALDAKARLGADHVYVAGLSAGGAMAAALLAGYPELFEAASLQAAIPFGCAKTAFEGAGCASAPKSLSPAQWGDLVRAAAAPSARVRVQLWHGDQDPIVKPANADALVSQWTHVAGIDAVADEETTLGAVTRRAYKDSAGTVRVELGLVRGMGHGAPMATRGADAPCGAPGTYALDVGVCAAASAARFFGLSRLP, from the coding sequence ATGAAGCGCGCTGCCGCCCTCGTCGCCCTCGCCGTGACCACCTCGCTCGGGCCGCTCGCGTGCAGCTCCTCGACCACCTCGGGGGACGCGGGGCCCGTGGCGCCCGCCCCGCCGGTCGACGGGGGACCCGTGACGCCCGTCGACGCGGCCGTGCCCGAGCCGCCGGCTGACGGCGGGCCCCTGCCGGGCTTCTCGCTGCGCGCGTACGCGTCGCCACCGGAGAACCCTGGCGGGCTCGTCGCCTTCGCCGAGGCGCCCGCGGGCAACCCGGCCCGCGCCCTGGTCGTGGTGCTGCACGGGTGCACGCAGCGCGCGTCCGACGCGGCGAGCAGCGGCTGGTCGGACGCGGCGCGCGCGTACGGGTTCGCGGCGCTCTACCCCGAGCAGACGGCGCCGAACGATCCGACGACCTGCTTCCGGTGGTTCGCGCCCGAGCACGCGTCGCGGGGCAGGGGCGAGGCCGCCTCGATCGCGGCGCTAGCTCTCGACGCCAAGGCGCGCCTCGGGGCGGACCACGTGTACGTCGCCGGCCTGTCCGCGGGTGGCGCGATGGCCGCCGCGCTCCTCGCGGGGTACCCGGAGCTGTTCGAGGCGGCGAGCCTCCAGGCGGCGATCCCGTTCGGCTGCGCGAAGACCGCGTTCGAGGGCGCGGGGTGCGCCAGCGCTCCAAAGAGTCTCTCCCCGGCCCAATGGGGCGATCTCGTGCGCGCGGCGGCGGCCCCGAGCGCGCGGGTCCGCGTGCAGCTCTGGCACGGCGATCAGGACCCGATCGTGAAGCCCGCCAACGCCGACGCGCTGGTCAGCCAGTGGACCCACGTCGCGGGGATCGACGCCGTGGCCGACGAGGAGACCACCCTCGGCGCTGTGACCCGACGCGCCTACAAGGACTCCGCCGGCACGGTGCGGGTCGAGCTCGGCCTCGTGCGAGGCATGGGCCACGGCGCGCCCATGGCCACGCGCGGGGCCGACGCGCCCTGCGGCGCCCCCGGCACCTACGCGCTCGACGTGGGCGTCTGCGCGGCCGCGAGCGCGGCGCGCTTCTTTGGCCTGTCGCGGCTCCCCTGA
- a CDS encoding serine/threonine protein kinase: MEDLPDTAYRRTLDRYALYGEIAAGGMARVHFGRVLGAQSVPRVVAIKCLLPELAVDPTFVRMFLAEGRLASRVRHPNVVATHDVVSLPAGAEGSPGQLFHVMEYVAGDSLSRLVRKSRERGVPVPPRVAVSVACGLLEGLHAAHEAKSETGEPLGLVHRDVSPQNVMVGVDGLARVLDFGVATATHLVDEAPDQIKGKVGYMAPEQLAHEGVDRRTDLYAAAVVLWETLTGRRLFKADNLSALIVKVMADPVEVPSTYADGIPSDIDMILMKALSRDVRDRWTTARELAVLLEGALPPAPARDVGAWVEEVGGDRLRYRAEVVAAIEAQSIAHLKVPSAARSLGRITVESASSDLTGLDADALPGAVEQALASDPQIKAVMLRRSQPLFGAEPSTSRLPQLQAGRANPCAPERGQEPPPGAQATLGAAPVAPVAPVAPAPFAPVVDTPAPTPPRPQPARAAKRGLSSGARSALLALGVLVLIVCAAYAGLTLGRIDPP; this comes from the coding sequence GTGGAAGACCTCCCCGACACCGCCTACCGACGCACCCTCGATCGCTACGCGCTCTACGGCGAGATCGCGGCCGGGGGGATGGCGCGCGTCCATTTCGGGCGAGTGCTCGGCGCGCAGAGCGTGCCGCGCGTGGTCGCCATCAAGTGCCTCCTGCCCGAGCTCGCGGTCGACCCCACCTTCGTCCGCATGTTCCTCGCCGAGGGCCGGCTCGCGTCGCGCGTTCGGCACCCGAACGTCGTCGCGACCCACGACGTCGTGTCGCTGCCCGCCGGCGCGGAGGGCTCGCCCGGCCAGCTCTTCCACGTCATGGAGTACGTGGCGGGTGACTCGCTGTCGCGGCTGGTGCGCAAGTCGCGCGAGCGCGGCGTCCCGGTGCCACCGCGCGTCGCGGTGAGCGTCGCGTGTGGCCTGCTCGAGGGGCTGCACGCGGCCCACGAGGCGAAGAGCGAGACCGGCGAGCCGCTCGGCCTCGTGCACCGCGACGTCTCGCCGCAGAACGTGATGGTCGGCGTCGATGGCCTCGCGCGCGTGCTCGACTTCGGCGTCGCCACGGCGACCCACCTCGTGGACGAGGCGCCCGACCAGATCAAGGGCAAGGTCGGCTACATGGCGCCCGAGCAGCTCGCGCACGAGGGGGTCGATCGGCGGACCGACCTGTACGCCGCCGCCGTGGTGCTGTGGGAGACGCTCACGGGTCGACGCCTCTTCAAGGCCGACAACCTCTCCGCCCTCATCGTGAAGGTGATGGCCGATCCGGTGGAGGTACCCAGCACCTACGCAGACGGAATCCCTAGCGATATCGACATGATACTCATGAAGGCGCTCTCGCGCGACGTGCGCGATCGGTGGACGACCGCGCGCGAGCTCGCGGTGTTGCTGGAGGGCGCGCTGCCGCCGGCGCCGGCGCGCGACGTGGGCGCGTGGGTCGAGGAGGTCGGCGGAGACCGCCTGCGGTACCGGGCCGAGGTCGTCGCGGCGATCGAGGCGCAGTCGATCGCCCACCTGAAGGTGCCGAGCGCGGCGCGCTCGCTCGGGCGCATCACGGTCGAGAGCGCGAGCTCCGATCTGACCGGCCTCGACGCGGACGCGCTGCCGGGCGCCGTCGAGCAGGCGCTCGCCAGCGATCCGCAGATCAAGGCCGTCATGCTGCGCCGCTCGCAGCCGCTCTTCGGGGCCGAGCCGTCGACGTCCAGGCTCCCTCAGCTTCAGGCCGGGCGCGCGAATCCCTGCGCGCCGGAGCGCGGGCAAGAGCCGCCGCCCGGGGCGCAAGCGACTCTTGGGGCCGCGCCCGTCGCGCCCGTCGCGCCCGTCGCGCCCGCGCCGTTCGCGCCGGTCGTGGACACCCCCGCTCCGACCCCACCGCGACCGCAGCCCGCGCGCGCTGCCAAGCGTGGCCTGAGCAGCGGCGCGCGCTCGGCGCTCCTCGCCCTCGGGGTGCTCGTGCTCATCGTGTGCGCGGCCTACGCGGGGCTCACCCTCGGCAGGATCGATCCGCCGTAG